One window of the Sciurus carolinensis chromosome 8, mSciCar1.2, whole genome shotgun sequence genome contains the following:
- the Fam216a gene encoding protein FAM216A isoform X1, whose amino-acid sequence MPGRGPGSDWTECSSSAKPPAVAGTRGCGGGSAGLYYQNSKGTDRIKDGHRVNSHIAKLQELWKTPQIQTVHIPKSMMDASFLKHPDLTIGQKHYLCSIAKIYNVNYLRTLMKKQYLYVIQRNSQKPGRSRLYSCYSQKQHYPCTTWRHQLEREDSPSIAAVSTPEMIIQHSLWRPVRNKEGLKTGYASKIRCKSLKIFRRPGRLCMQPVSSNDSESHMNEEKKEEDILNKCMQSMSIEEQGEHVMLT is encoded by the exons ATGCCGGGCCGGGGTCCCGGGTCCGACTGGACAGAGTGCAGCTCTTCCGCGAAGCCGCCCGCAGTGGCCGGGACCCGGGGCTGCGGCGGCGG ATCAGCTGGACTTTATTACCAGAATTCCAAAGGTACTG ATAGAATCAAAGATGGACATAGAGTGAACTCCCACATAGCCAAGCTACAGGAGTTATGGAAAACACCTCAAATTCAAACAGTTCACATCCCTAAATCAATGATGGATGCATCCTTTTTAAAG CATCCAGACCTCACCATAGGCCAGAAGCATTATCTGTGCAGCATTGCTAAGATCTATAATGTAAACTATCTGAGGACCTTGATGAAGAAGCAGTACCTGTATGTGATCCAACGCAACTCACAAAAGCCAGGCAG GAGCCGCCTCTACTCTTGTTACTCACAGAAACAGCATTACCCCTGCACTACCTGGCGACACCAACTGGAGAGGGAGGACTCTCCCAGCATTGCAGCTGTATCTACACCCGAAATGATCATACAGCATTCCCTTTGGCGACCAGTGAGAAACAAAGAAGG GTTAAAAACTGGATATGCATCTAAAATAAGATGTAAGTCACTGAAGATTTTTAGAAGACCTGGCAGACTGTGCATGCAACCAG TTTCTTCAAATGATTCTGAATCAcatatgaatgaagaaaaaaaagaagaagatatacTAAATAAGTGTATGCAGTCAATGTCAATTGAAGAACAGGGAGAACATGTGATGTTAACTTGA
- the Fam216a gene encoding protein FAM216A isoform X2: protein MPGRGPGSDWTECSSSAKPPAVAGTRGCGGGSAGLYYQNSKDRIKDGHRVNSHIAKLQELWKTPQIQTVHIPKSMMDASFLKHPDLTIGQKHYLCSIAKIYNVNYLRTLMKKQYLYVIQRNSQKPGRSRLYSCYSQKQHYPCTTWRHQLEREDSPSIAAVSTPEMIIQHSLWRPVRNKEGLKTGYASKIRCKSLKIFRRPGRLCMQPVSSNDSESHMNEEKKEEDILNKCMQSMSIEEQGEHVMLT from the exons ATGCCGGGCCGGGGTCCCGGGTCCGACTGGACAGAGTGCAGCTCTTCCGCGAAGCCGCCCGCAGTGGCCGGGACCCGGGGCTGCGGCGGCGG ATCAGCTGGACTTTATTACCAGAATTCCAAAG ATAGAATCAAAGATGGACATAGAGTGAACTCCCACATAGCCAAGCTACAGGAGTTATGGAAAACACCTCAAATTCAAACAGTTCACATCCCTAAATCAATGATGGATGCATCCTTTTTAAAG CATCCAGACCTCACCATAGGCCAGAAGCATTATCTGTGCAGCATTGCTAAGATCTATAATGTAAACTATCTGAGGACCTTGATGAAGAAGCAGTACCTGTATGTGATCCAACGCAACTCACAAAAGCCAGGCAG GAGCCGCCTCTACTCTTGTTACTCACAGAAACAGCATTACCCCTGCACTACCTGGCGACACCAACTGGAGAGGGAGGACTCTCCCAGCATTGCAGCTGTATCTACACCCGAAATGATCATACAGCATTCCCTTTGGCGACCAGTGAGAAACAAAGAAGG GTTAAAAACTGGATATGCATCTAAAATAAGATGTAAGTCACTGAAGATTTTTAGAAGACCTGGCAGACTGTGCATGCAACCAG TTTCTTCAAATGATTCTGAATCAcatatgaatgaagaaaaaaaagaagaagatatacTAAATAAGTGTATGCAGTCAATGTCAATTGAAGAACAGGGAGAACATGTGATGTTAACTTGA
- the Fam216a gene encoding protein FAM216A isoform X3, with translation MMKTAAEVTAGGYTSLSPKARAAPGLQYSSAHGRGSSCTLGHLFSPHVPRAVLGIEPKASCLLDQLDFITRIPKVLHPDLTIGQKHYLCSIAKIYNVNYLRTLMKKQYLYVIQRNSQKPGRSRLYSCYSQKQHYPCTTWRHQLEREDSPSIAAVSTPEMIIQHSLWRPVRNKEGLKTGYASKIRCKSLKIFRRPGRLCMQPVSSNDSESHMNEEKKEEDILNKCMQSMSIEEQGEHVMLT, from the exons ATGATGAAGACAGCTGCTGAAGTCACCGCTGGAGGCTACACCTCCTTATCCCCCAAAGCGAGAGCTGCTCCGGGTTTACAGTACAGTTCAGCCCACGGTCGTGGCTCCAGCTGCACCCTTGGCCACCTGTTCTCTCCCCACGTCCCCCgcgcggtgctgggaatcgaacccaaggcctcgtgCTTGCTAG ATCAGCTGGACTTTATTACCAGAATTCCAAAGGTACTG CATCCAGACCTCACCATAGGCCAGAAGCATTATCTGTGCAGCATTGCTAAGATCTATAATGTAAACTATCTGAGGACCTTGATGAAGAAGCAGTACCTGTATGTGATCCAACGCAACTCACAAAAGCCAGGCAG GAGCCGCCTCTACTCTTGTTACTCACAGAAACAGCATTACCCCTGCACTACCTGGCGACACCAACTGGAGAGGGAGGACTCTCCCAGCATTGCAGCTGTATCTACACCCGAAATGATCATACAGCATTCCCTTTGGCGACCAGTGAGAAACAAAGAAGG GTTAAAAACTGGATATGCATCTAAAATAAGATGTAAGTCACTGAAGATTTTTAGAAGACCTGGCAGACTGTGCATGCAACCAG TTTCTTCAAATGATTCTGAATCAcatatgaatgaagaaaaaaaagaagaagatatacTAAATAAGTGTATGCAGTCAATGTCAATTGAAGAACAGGGAGAACATGTGATGTTAACTTGA
- the Fam216a gene encoding protein FAM216A isoform X4, which produces MMKTAAEVTAGGYTSLSPKARAAPGLQYSSAHGRGSSCTLGHLFSPHVPRAVLGIEPKASCLLDQLDFITRIPKHPDLTIGQKHYLCSIAKIYNVNYLRTLMKKQYLYVIQRNSQKPGRSRLYSCYSQKQHYPCTTWRHQLEREDSPSIAAVSTPEMIIQHSLWRPVRNKEGLKTGYASKIRCKSLKIFRRPGRLCMQPVSSNDSESHMNEEKKEEDILNKCMQSMSIEEQGEHVMLT; this is translated from the exons ATGATGAAGACAGCTGCTGAAGTCACCGCTGGAGGCTACACCTCCTTATCCCCCAAAGCGAGAGCTGCTCCGGGTTTACAGTACAGTTCAGCCCACGGTCGTGGCTCCAGCTGCACCCTTGGCCACCTGTTCTCTCCCCACGTCCCCCgcgcggtgctgggaatcgaacccaaggcctcgtgCTTGCTAG ATCAGCTGGACTTTATTACCAGAATTCCAAAG CATCCAGACCTCACCATAGGCCAGAAGCATTATCTGTGCAGCATTGCTAAGATCTATAATGTAAACTATCTGAGGACCTTGATGAAGAAGCAGTACCTGTATGTGATCCAACGCAACTCACAAAAGCCAGGCAG GAGCCGCCTCTACTCTTGTTACTCACAGAAACAGCATTACCCCTGCACTACCTGGCGACACCAACTGGAGAGGGAGGACTCTCCCAGCATTGCAGCTGTATCTACACCCGAAATGATCATACAGCATTCCCTTTGGCGACCAGTGAGAAACAAAGAAGG GTTAAAAACTGGATATGCATCTAAAATAAGATGTAAGTCACTGAAGATTTTTAGAAGACCTGGCAGACTGTGCATGCAACCAG TTTCTTCAAATGATTCTGAATCAcatatgaatgaagaaaaaaaagaagaagatatacTAAATAAGTGTATGCAGTCAATGTCAATTGAAGAACAGGGAGAACATGTGATGTTAACTTGA